Sequence from the Fusarium oxysporum Fo47 chromosome VI, complete sequence genome:
GGGTGTCCGCGGAAACAAGGTTTTGTGTACTGCCGGTAATAGCAACAGAAATGAATGCCAGACATGTCGGTGGGCTTGGTCTGTCTTGTTTTCAACGACCGTGTTGTCAGGTCCGGAAGTCTAGCCGTCACGGATTTAGATCTGCCAGGCTTTTACGATTCTGTTCAACCCGATGCCTCCATCTCATGCGACGATCGTGTGAGAGCTTGTTGGCAATGGGGTTTCAAGTGATTGGGCACAGATCAGGCCAGGCACAGCTTCGGAATGCTATGTCACAATACATGTCATGATAAACTTGATTAACTTATTTTCCATGAACCATCCAGGCCAGTCATAGCGGCTTAAGTGCAGGACCCGGACGgtcctcaacctcaaaaTGTTCTACAGTAAAGGCAGCCCTCGATCAATGAATTATCATATCGGCGATTACACACCAACTCCCATGAGTGAAGGTCAATGTTAGCGATTTGCATGCCTGGCGGATAGTTTCAGTTGGTACGATGTCAGCTTATTTCCTTTGTCCGGCTCTTCTGTCAAAATTGTCTTCGATATAGATATTTCGATTTGTCTACCCATATCTGGATGTGGAATCTTATTCTCCTCATACCCAATCTTTTGCCCTGATGAGCAGATCTCCCATAAGAAATGATTGACAGCATTATCATACATTAACGGAAGGGATTTACATGCCAACCAACAACTCATCATGAGCATTGTTTTTGGACAGCTCTCTGCAACTGGGGACAACTAAAAAGTCACCACCACGGTCCATATCACTAgtaagttaaattaattatcCATTTATGGAATAAGCTGCTGTTGCTTATTACATATATATGGCGAACCCCGGGTATACACTCTATCACATtttaattaagtataaaaagtATAACTTACTTAACTTCTTATTACCTAGAAGGATAAATGcataattataaaaagtcAGTTTAGTAAAAGAATAACAAAAGACAAACAGTTTTAAGATATCTTACCGGTTTATCTCTACTACTTAAAATGAGAACCCTCCTATGTTACTGCCTACTCTAATGCAAGGGGAATAAGGCTCCTGAAGTCTACTACGTCAAAGCCCTGATTCAATCGATGCGACTAGCTGTTTACAGACTAGTGCAGGTACTAGTACCCAAGGCCCCTCAAAAGTAGAGATTCAGACGCATTCAAGACGCGTTCTTGCACCTGCATCGTTGCTTCCGGTTCTCTGATTGACATACAGGAAGGCGGTCGAAAGAACTAGAAGGTTTGCATCAGTAGACTGATTTTGGTTCGCATTGGAGCAGCTTGACCTTATACACTTCGTTTCAGGATCCAGTGAGCAGAAGCAAAATTGACGCCTGCTGGTGAGACTGATGATTGCTAACAGCTAAAGCCTTGAATTGGGAAGTATCGATGGTGCCCATTGAAAAGTCGATTGTCATTCAGGACAGGGACCGTGAGACAGTGTGGTGGGTCAGATTCATCGTTATATATATGTGATTGGACTGTCACATCTCTGTCAACATGATCTACAGTACTAAGACTCAATTAGGTTAGTTTTCGTCACTGCATACCAAAGTAACAAAAGTGATCAAGAACGCTGCGCACCAACGCATTACTCCATTACCATACCATTTAAATATGAAATTAGAGTAATTGACGATTTTGTTCATGTATAATTCCATGGTTATTGCGCTAAATCTGCCGGTTGGCTCTATGTCGCAGTGCTTTGAGGCTGGTATGAATCTGGGTTCATTGGCTACACATCAAGTACGCTTTTTGTTCAACTGTCATAACATTAGAATTCTCGCGTTCCTTGCACTAGCATTTCTACGTGCATGCTCTCACTGAAAGGGCTCCACTTTGACGGGTTCAAAACTTGGACCTGTTAAAGTGGATTCAGTTGTATCCAATTCCAGTTGTCTATGATACTTACCCTAGATCTGGTTCAAACATTAGATTGAACATATCAATGGTATACCTTTCATTGATCTACTTAAGGCAGATATCTGACTTAATAGTCTATGTTCTCAGTTTCAGGCGGGTTAATACTGTGGCTTATGAAGAAACAAATTTGGTAAGTTCGTTTTTTCCGCTTTGGTCTTTTTTGCTTGTCGGTGCAAATAATATTCACTAGATGATTCCAGTGCACAATGTTTTGGGTCTATCCAGTAAAAAAAGCTCCGTCATTGCTATGCATCATTTGACGACTTTAAATAGTGGAGAAGCATAATAATGGCAATGTTTTAACTAGAAATCAGTCAATAATATGACATTGCTTGTTGATAATGATAGTGGAGTTATAAAGTACGCCGGCACTATCTTCGTATCACCTCATTATAGGGCAAGCAAGTTAGTGTTTTTGTAACAAAAGAGGTTAGCATTTTTCCGGTACCATCATATCACGTTGTCGAATCTTTTTGGATATCATCTTGGGGTAAGCTCAGCTGAGAAATTTAAGTTAACTTGACACGTTAATTTGCCATTGTCAGTATGGGCTTGCCGGAATACTTGGAACCTGTTATACAAACCCGAAGGTTTTTGACGGACTTTTTTTTGGATTACGTAtgccaatgatgatgaatatAGTTGGGATGAAGCGGAGCTCAATTTTCCCGTTGGGCCTGAATTTGGTCTGTCAGTAAAGGTTGATAACTATATCTCCACCATTCAACTTCATTTCAACTCTCAAGACAAGAAGCACTTCCTCGGCTACGACGATAACTTCCACTGGCAACCTTACACGCTACGCTGGTCAGAGCTAGAAGCCGTTTGCCAAGCAGTTTCAATCACTGACCGCAAGTATTCGCATCCTGGGCTGCCGCTACTCATCCTGGCTCGCTTTGCGCCAATATGCATTGGCGACGATGTTGATCACATAGTGGAAATACTGGTACAGGCCTGGAAAACTCTTGGCGAGGATATTCTTACAGACGATCAGATCCGACAAGTGATTGAGAGAATCGACAATAGAGATATGCAACTATGCTGGCATTATGACGAATCGAGAAGTTATTGGTGGGTTGGCAAAGGTCTGGATGAAAGTACGGCGACCAAAGCATACACTTATCGTCGAAGTCGAGAATTGGATTGCGAAGAGCCTTTTCCGAATGAGCAGTGGAATGCCTTCATTTCTGCATTACAAGATATCGTAGACGAGTCCAGCACTACCAGAATTGCACATGATATTGCATTAGCTTACGAAAAGAACACATTCGACAAGTTTCAACCGCGCAAGCGTTACGATCTGACCGACCCTGGACTTGACCATGGGAGATTTCCCAGTGGATATGGCTACGGTGACCTGCCTGCTCAAGACTCTCGGAGCTGTCCTACAATCTCTCTGCCTCGGCAAGGCCGGAACCCTTTACCAAGAGGGTACAATCGTTATGGGTAAACATATCGAGACCAGACACAAAACCTGGATACAGATCATGGACGAGTTATCACTTGGACGAGGGATTATTAAACAAATGCTGTGGTGGCTACTCGTCTCTCCATCAGTCATATATAGCAACGAGTCAAAGCCTAATGATTCGCCACTCTAGATAGTGGACAGGAACGCTGACACTTTGGAGGGGGCTTATATGGGAATATGCCAGCTATCCACCTCCGGTCACGAAACTCAGATTACTTATATCTTACCGACTGCCATCCAGTTCGTGTTGGAATCCACCGAGTTGCTTGGGACAGAGACAACCATCACAGGTCCAACTGCACTTGGCTGGTCAACAGTGGATACTGCTGACAACGGAAGAATCGAATTTAACTTAACAAAGTTTCCACAAggtgttgatgctggcgaCGAAAACACTGGCGTTATAATCATTTGGAAGCTCACGTTGCAAGTATCCGCAGTACTTCATCGCTTTATGTCTGCTGCAAGTTTAGTGCTTCTGCCGATGTTGCTAACTGCGAAACCATTACCAGAGGAAATTTCTTGTCATTGGAAGGGGCATTGCGTCGTGACTTCACAAGAACTATACGATTTGCTCTCTGCAGGGGCTTATGAGTGGTGGGTTAGGGGGACGGCAGGCGCGGCATAAGCGTTAGCTCTCAGCCAGATTTACTTATAGAGAATACACCGAAAATACAATTTGGCACCAACCACAGCGCTAGCCCTACCAAATTAGGCAACTCGGCATTGAATGTTCCGAAAAAGCGGCCCGAGCCTTCGTAAGATGTTACCTTATTCCGTTAAATCTCGTATTACTTACAGCGCACATGCTGTAGTTGTGCCAGGGTTCATGGATTGATAGCAAAAGATCTTTCAGCTCAGCGTAGCAGTTTCTCAATACAGCGAAGGCCGCTGATTTTGAGGTGCTGCATGGAGTAGCATCGCATTAAATGAAGGCCGCTGATGTCAGCATGGTAATCGGGCATCTAGATCAAATGGGACATAGTTACACGGAGAATGGAGATCACTCTCTATGCTGACGGTCCAGCCGTTATTGGTTCACAGTTGAACCGTTTGCGAAAACATACTTTCTCGCGCTATATAAATACATACTGTCTTTGTCAGTAGAAACGAAAATATCCAACCAAACCAGCCAACTCATCAATCACCATGAAGATTGCCGCCTTCCTTACTTCCGCCCTCGCTGGCGCCGCCGCTGCCCGCGATAGCGTCTACCTCGTAAACTCCTACAAGGGCAATGAGATTTCCAGCGGCATAGCATACTATGCCGATGGGCACTCTGCAACCGGAGGATCTCGTCCTGATGATTATGTTGACGTCGTCCATGGAAGCAACATCATCTGGGAAGGTCAAACGGTAAAGGGTAGGTTTTCTCTAGTCTCTAGGCTGTCATAAGAAGAAATTGACTGGATTTAGGCACTTTCGGCAGTGGTGTATCCTTCACATCAAACATTTTTGCCGATGCAGGCGGCAAGCAGGGAAATGCTTGGGCTGGTACGGGAACAAACGGGTTTCATACATATAACTGCTATAAGGGTACTAACCCGAATGGTAAACCTTGGGTGTTGTATACTGTGGATGGCTGGACTGTCAACGTTATCTACTTCTGCAATCCCTTCAATTAAAGAGCGATGCTTGGAGATATATAGACCTAGCAAATGTATATATTTCATTCACTCGCCTGATGGTCACTTGGTGGCCTGAATAGTGCCCATTGATTCATTACTTGTTGCCTAGCTTAAAGGAGGTCGCACTTGTCCTCGGTATATGTCAGTCGCATTGCCATTGACTCTAGAATTTGTTTGTACTTTAGTACGTGTAGCCTGTTTGCCAGAAACTTGCGAGACAGAAAATGAAATGAGAAATTAAGGCACGAGTTCAGTAAGAAGGCTAATTGAAGTGCCCTATTTGGTTGTCATTGGGCTTCTGAAATGAATGTTGCTCCGTTGGGAGTCGCTCACGCTGAAGCTACTGGAGAGGGGCCCCGCCGATATCTTAGGAAATGAGTAATAAAAAAAGACTGAGCTAATGGATCATGTCAATCCAGGTCATGTGGTACAGGGTTGCCTTTGATTCAAGGTGATGTCTTTACAGAAGTTGATGTCGAAGACCGCAGTGCACTTTCCAGCCTGAGCCTCGACTTGATCTTCGCGCAGCAACAGTTCCAGCAACGCACAACCGGTCAGAGGGATATGACTGGGACAAATATGGTGGTAATAATCCGAAAGAAAGGCATTTTCTTTAAACTTGCATGAAGTTTTACTGCATGTATTGTAGCCAGCAAAGGTCAGACCAACTCATTTCACTGCTTGCCAGTACCTTGCTGACCAAAGTTATCATAGCCAAGCTACAGTCTGGATTGAGCAGTAGTAGtatattatagtttattacccTCTAAGCAATTTATGTCTTAATACTAAGCTAAATTCTCACTCCTGAATTACCACTTTTACTCTTCTAAATTCCTTTTCCACACCTTGACAGGCATAGGCCCCAGGATGTGGTTCATTGTCTCCTCTCTCTTCAGTTCAAAGCCTGCTGGTAGGGCAAACTCATACCGGTGAGCTATTGAAGCAAGGCAAACAGCCTGTTCAAGATAAGAAATATTACGCCCAATGCAACCTCGAGCACCAGCTGAGAAAGTAATAAAGTGAGACTGCAGTTCCTTGCCCTTTTCGCCCAAGAATCGTTCAGGAATGAACTTTTCTGACTCGGGATAAATACTCTCGTCGCGATGCGCCACAAGAGCAGACACACCAACAGATGTGTTGCCCGGAATATACTGGCCCATAATTGTCAAACCTTCAGGAGGGGTCTGACGACCAAGATTCTGAGGAGTCGGGGGCCAGAGGCGAAGCGACTCATCGAGACAAGCACGAAGGTAGGGAAGGTGCTTAACCTTTTCGTAGGGCGCAACCACCTCATCGGGCTCTAGGACAGAGTCAAGTTCGTGTCGCAGGAGCTCCATCACCCTAGGGTTGAGAATCAGCTGATAAAGAATGTTGGCCAAGGCAATAGCAGTCGTGACGCTTCCGGCGTTCATCATGATGTTGATTTCGGCAACAATCTCACCCCATTCAAGCTCATAAGAGTTACCGTTCTTGTCCTCCATGAGCGCCTGGAAAAAGTCGTCAAGCTTTTCTCCCTTCTGGTATCGATCTAATCGGATTTGAGCTCGTCGCAATACAATGTCATCCCAGCCCTTCGCTGACTCTGACATCTTTCGATAGAAAGGAATGACGTTGGAAATCTTATTGAGCAACTTGTAATAGTCGTAGGTCCAGAGAAGATAGGACTGCTTGCGTGCAGTGGGATAAAGGCATTCGCGTAGATTGGTTTCGTAGACAGTACCGCATGTCTGCTGGGCTTCCACACGATCGTGACCTTGATCAAGTAGACCAAGTTTCTCCGAAAGGCCAATGTCGGCGATGGCGTCGAGGGAGAAAAAGTTGGACCAGGCGCGGAAGTCGACATTGACGTCTTGGGGTTCGGGAAACCTGGCACCCTTTTGCAAAGGAGCTGTGCAGACCTTATCAAAATGGTCCATCATTCGCTGCACCTTATCCGCGACCTTGTACTCCCAACCCTCGAGGTTTTTCAGTGCGTACGCAGATGACAGGACCTTTCGCTTTCGGGCATGGTCGTGTTTGTCGACAACATCGGCCAGGTTAAAATGAGTTCCGGCTCCTACGATGTATGATTTGTCCTTTGTACAGGGAGTTCCATGACCATAAATATCTTTGATGGCCTGACCGCCGGCGAAGGACAATGAGTTTGGCCCCGTTCTGATAATGGGCTTCGTCTTGTGTAATTTCGCAAGATG
This genomic interval carries:
- a CDS encoding cytochrome P450, with amino-acid sequence MSASVASLGSAPYAAAVGFAVVFYFIIYPFILYLKDPKGLRRFPNMSPFSGMSNLPFMILAHGGARSTHLAKLHKTKPIIRTGPNSLSFAGGQAIKDIYGHGTPCTKDKSYIVGAGTHFNLADVVDKHDHARKRKVLSSAYALKNLEGWEYKVADKVQRMMDHFDKVCTAPLQKGARFPEPQDVNVDFRAWSNFFSLDAIADIGLSEKLGLLDQGHDRVEAQQTCGTVYETNLRECLYPTARKQSYLLWTYDYYKLLNKISNVIPFYRKMSESAKGWDDIVLRRAQIRLDRYQKGEKLDDFFQALMEDKNGNSYELEWGEIVAEINIMMNAGSVTTAIALANILYQLILNPRVMELLRHELDSVLEPDEVVAPYEKVKHLPYLRACLDESLRLWPPTPQNLGRQTPPEGLTIMGQYIPGNTSVGVSALVAHRDESIYPESEKFIPERFLGEKGKELQSHFITFSAGARGCIGRNISYLEQAVCLASIAHRYEFALPAGFELKREETMNHILGPMPVKVWKRNLEE